In Lolium rigidum isolate FL_2022 chromosome 3, APGP_CSIRO_Lrig_0.1, whole genome shotgun sequence, the genomic window AGCCACCTCCCCGCGCGCCGGAGGGGAAGCAGCAGGACAAGAACCGCGACGACAAGCATACGGCAAAAGGGTAAAATCCTGTTTTTCACGAGCTTCTCCTTACCTGCGAAATACTACTATGATAAGATCTTGACGGCCTCGTCGTGTGGCGCAGGGACGTGATGACAGACTCGTTCGGGGAGGGGTACTCGACGAGGGCGGACGAGGAAGGCTTCGGCGGGGTCTACGGACAGAACGATCCTGGTACGTAcctactatttttttttttgttgttgttgttaaatTCGAAAGAAAAAAAGTTGTCAAAAAAGCTTCAAGGTTTTTCATCCGTGAAGAAGGTGCGACTGGTGAAATTGATTGGGATTTTTGTGCAGAGCATGACACCTCGCAGGGATCGGAGGCGAAGCATAAGCAGGACAACGACAAGCATGCGACCTAGCTAAGCTATTTAGCTGGATGGACACGTCACAGCAATGATCATTAAGGTAATCGCGATTTGATAGTAGTACTCCGTAGTAGAAATTTAAAGTATGGCAAGTTGTGTGAGCCATCTGCTAATTATTTCATGGGAACTAAGATGCTGCTGCCCCTAACTACCATAGTAGTTCCTACAATCCTACAAGTACCCACTTATATATCATGTGAAATAATACAATTCAGTTTGTGCAGAGCTTGATCTAGAAATTTAAGGTATGGAAGGTGTGTGTTATAACTTATGGTGCAACTTCGAGATGATTGATGGCTTCATTAATTTAAAGCCATTCTTATTTCAAGCCACCGCtttatttaaaaaataataatacCGTTCAGCTTATTTTGAGAATTACTTCTACGGTGTTATAATTGAATTTATTTACTAATGTAATATGAAAATTAGTAACCACCAAAGTTGCATGGTAATGACAACATTCACAGAGTTGTTTATGTTGATTTCACCCCAACTGATTTCAACTTTCAATATGTTTGAGAATTAGGGAATGTTTCTATGTTTGAGAATTAGGGAATGTTTGGTTCCGGCTTTGGTAGCCAGAAAGTGTGGCTGGCAAATTGGGCGCCACGAAGTGTAGTAAAATTTGGCAAAAAAATCGATCGATGATTATTAGGTCATATGGATAATAAAGTATAATGCTAAAATATGGCGAAAACCAAATACGTACTAAATTGTTAAAACTTTATCTTGACGAGTTGTGGTCAGAAACCAAACATATCCTATTTTATGCCAATTATGGAATTGACTTAATAATGATGTTTTTAATAACACCAATTTTTCAATTTCTACAGATAATTTATGGTTGCGCTCCGGATATTTACATGGTACATGGTCTATGCTACACGTGTTGAGGTGCCAGATTCACTACTCCAGGTGTAGCCGCTTGGAGATAGCCGCGGAACTTTGTTCAATACTACGAAATAAAGATGTCGGGTTGGTACTTCGCAGTAAAGTAGTAATACCGATGGTGGTGTAGCAATAGGCTATTTTATGCATTGTACTACCTTCATACCGGATTATAGGCCtattacgcatttcgagaaaaaCTTCAActacaaatttggtcaacaaaatatgagatatatgatacaaaaattataccattggattcatattcaaaagaagttttcaatagtataatttttatgatacatatttcatattttgttgactaaagTAGTAGTTGAAATTTTTCTTGAAATGCGTAATAGGCCTATAATCCgatatggaggtagtaacatgtGATCAGTTGCGCCATTTGGTTGGAATGATACTTCGAAATAAAGATGTCGGGTTGGTACTTCGCAGTAAAGATTGTTGTGTGCATCACCTGATGCAAAAGGAGAACAAAATATTATATGCAATTTTATTTTATTCTCTAATTTCGCTCATTCGACGACGTGGACATAGCCTAGTGGTTGGGGTCGTAGTGgcaccccaacgaccggagttcgaaTTCCTGCAATTATCACGCCAACTCCTGCTTCAACTATATCAACAGTAGTATCTAGTTTCTCCTGAACACTGTTTCGCTTGTTGTTAATTTCACTCATTCGACAATTTTGTTTTATTATCTAAGTAGGTGATATTACATTGTTAGAAGGAAATCGATGTGAATGAGGTATAGTTAGGTGCAGGAAGGGGTGGTGCTCAAATTTAGTTCTTCAAACTGGTGAATATGGTCAGGAGCACGTAAAGATAAAAATGTGAGCCACgccataaccttggtttcattttCTTTTGAGGGGAGGTTTCATTAGTTGATGCAACGGTTAATAATCTACTCCAATGATTTTTAAGTATCATATGGAGCAAATAGATTTTTCACAATAGTTTTAATGCGTACACATGAATACAATACATTACACGTTCACAGAATATTCCAATGTTTACAAGTTCACAACACATTTCAATATTTGCAAGTGCATAACACATTTAAATGCTCATATGCACTAATATTATATATGATAGAAATCAGCAAGATCTCCCAAAAGACTAATGAGACACTAATGAATAACGAAAAAAGTTGAAATGCTCGATTGCACCCACAAAGAAAATATTTTTCATGATAGGAATTAGCAAGATCACGAGAAAGAGATTTTTAGACCAAGGCATGAGAAGCTCTCTAATCCCTCCACTGAAGCTTCACAAAAGCGATGTCAACTTTGTAGAAATAAATATTAGTAACGTCATCCCATCAAGCCTTCGAACGACCCAGGCCGGTATTTATTAAGAGACGACCCTTGTTGATTGCAAGCTTACCATGAACATTTTGTTGAACCACGTAAATACCCTTTAGAACCCAATGCTTTTTTATTGGATATGCGAACCTATTTTTCGACTAAGTGAATATTTCTTATTGAACCCCTTGACTACCGTGAATGTACCTTATTGAACCCCTTGAATACCTAGTATGAATATGTGAACATATTTTTCTCGAACCCATGAACATTTTTTTTCAATTCATGAACAATTTTTGAACCAACTCAACATCTTATAAATATTTGAGCATACTCTATTGAACCCCCTGAATATTTTCTGAATGTGTGAGCATTTTTGTTTGAAAGCGTGAATATCTTTTTGAACTTGCAAGAAATAAGGAAATTAGAAAATCAATTATTTTGAAATGCTCACTTGTATCAAAATAAACTTTATTAAAACAAATAAATATTTGTCATATAAAAATAAATGTCAAAGTATTGCTATTAACATTCATTTGttgctgaaaaaatagaaaagcaaaaggtgaaaatattttaaaaagtatgtgaaataaaatggttAATAGTAACATATTAAAGAAAATCAGTGAAatataaaagaagaaaaaatgaaTCAGAAAAAAGTAGCAGAAAAATTAGGAAAAGAAAAAATTCAAggtaaaaggaaagaaaagaaaagagaaaaacccCAGAAAGAAGAAGACCCCACTAAGACATTGCGCTCGGTTCGGGCCAGGACCCACCTTCCTTTCATGGCAAATTTCGACGCCGTAACAGATTTGTCGAGCATTAACGAGGACAGCCCCTATGACCGCCATCtctatatgccgaccaggtcggcacctGCACCGTGCCGCACACCCGAGCGCGCGGTGTGGGACGGCCCGTTTAGGCATTTTttcatgttctttttttttccttttttctttcctttttcttttttctgtttttcgttttatttttctgtatAAAATAATTTTCGAACTTTTTCAAATTTGACAAATGTTCaggtttgaatttttttaattaaaaattgTTCTTAACCAAAATTTGAACGAATTATGAAATTTGAATAATTTCAAAA contains:
- the LOC124697289 gene encoding uncharacterized protein LOC124697289 codes for the protein MYSLRLPTGGTRLGFALGRLGGGGAAHGGRRSVSATSSAAAPVPGDQGVGMDPAKHQPQPPPRAPEGKQQDKNRDDKHTAKGDVMTDSFGEGYSTRADEEGFGGVYGQNDPEHDTSQGSEAKHKQDNDKHAT